A portion of the Atribacterota bacterium genome contains these proteins:
- a CDS encoding NAD(P)H-dependent oxidoreductase gives MNSEIVVLMPGRVSEKFNSFIRSIVHDYPNRIIKRADMLPSLQNKKILWAIELNECGFNISLEKMLASICRRGNESLRNSQAVIIIQSPLEIWTKNYAYRIIFYTNQLGCRYIGHAVVEATKNIINFTTWQKQLNMPLEEIYQRNSIDLINRLFNEKMKKIVNPKVLVLYSNPRKTSNTMMLWQMVKKYITANQFDMEEKHVENGTIVDCRGCLYKTCRHYSERKSCFYGGIVVKEILPAIEKADCLVWLCPNYNDAVSAKLMAVINRLTVLYKRVDFSRKKIFSIIVSGNSGSENVAMQLIGALNVNKGFHLPPYFSLMAIANDPGTVKNISDIQEKAKEFANNIYHEINA, from the coding sequence ATGAATTCAGAAATAGTTGTTTTAATGCCGGGCAGGGTGTCTGAAAAATTTAACAGTTTTATTAGATCGATAGTGCATGATTATCCAAACAGGATTATAAAAAGAGCAGATATGCTTCCTTCTTTGCAGAATAAAAAGATATTATGGGCGATAGAGTTAAATGAGTGTGGTTTTAATATTTCATTAGAAAAAATGCTGGCAAGTATTTGTCGGAGGGGGAATGAGTCACTAAGAAACTCACAAGCTGTTATAATTATTCAGAGTCCTTTAGAGATTTGGACCAAAAATTATGCTTACCGGATAATTTTTTATACAAATCAATTAGGCTGTCGATATATAGGGCATGCAGTTGTTGAGGCTACAAAAAATATAATAAATTTTACAACCTGGCAAAAACAGTTAAATATGCCCTTAGAAGAAATATATCAAAGAAATAGCATTGATTTAATAAATAGATTATTTAATGAAAAAATGAAAAAAATTGTAAACCCAAAGGTTTTAGTCCTGTATTCTAATCCAAGAAAAACTTCCAATACAATGATGCTCTGGCAAATGGTAAAGAAGTATATTACTGCTAATCAATTTGATATGGAGGAAAAACATGTAGAAAATGGTACCATTGTTGATTGTCGAGGTTGTTTGTATAAAACGTGCAGGCATTATAGTGAAAGAAAAAGTTGCTTTTATGGTGGAATAGTTGTAAAAGAAATATTGCCGGCCATTGAAAAAGCAGATTGCCTGGTATGGCTTTGCCCAAATTATAATGATGCTGTTTCAGCTAAATTAATGGCAGTGATTAACAGATTAACTGTTCTTTATAAGAGAGTTGATTTTTCAAGGAAGAAAATATTTTCAATAATAGTATCCGGAAATTCAGGAAGTGAAAATGTTGCCATGCAGCTTATTGGAGCTTTAAATGTTAATAAAGGCTTTCATCTTCCTCCTTATTTTAGTCTAATGGCAATAGCTAATGACCCGGGTACCGTGAAAAATATCTCTGATATTCAAGAAAAAGCTAAAGAGTTTGCAAATAACATATAT